A window from Variovorax sp. PBL-E5 encodes these proteins:
- a CDS encoding TetR/AcrR family transcriptional regulator: MPARRFLADKLCPVRAKRERRKEARPGELLQAALDLFVEKGFAATRSEEVAARAGVSKGTLFLYFPSKEELFKAVVIENLAGRFTEWNQEFEVFEGSTADMLRYCMRIWWERVGSTQASGLTKLMLGEGRNFPELAEFYRQEVVRPGHSLLRRILRRGIDSGEFAPIDVDHAIYAIAAPMLFLMMWKHSTPICIDGEAELDPEKYIALQTEIVLHGLVAPRP; the protein is encoded by the coding sequence ATGCCCGCCCGCCGCTTCCTTGCCGACAAACTGTGCCCCGTGCGGGCCAAGCGCGAGCGTCGCAAGGAGGCGCGGCCCGGCGAGCTGCTCCAGGCGGCGCTCGACCTGTTCGTCGAGAAGGGCTTCGCCGCCACCCGCTCCGAGGAAGTGGCCGCGCGGGCCGGCGTTTCCAAGGGCACCCTCTTTCTCTATTTTCCGAGCAAGGAAGAGCTGTTCAAGGCCGTCGTGATCGAGAACCTCGCGGGCCGCTTCACCGAGTGGAACCAGGAGTTCGAGGTCTTCGAGGGCAGCACCGCCGACATGCTGCGCTACTGCATGCGCATCTGGTGGGAGCGCGTGGGTTCGACCCAGGCGTCGGGACTCACCAAGCTGATGCTCGGCGAAGGCCGCAATTTCCCGGAGCTCGCCGAGTTCTATCGCCAGGAGGTGGTGCGTCCGGGCCATTCGCTGCTGCGGCGCATCCTGCGGCGCGGCATCGACAGCGGCGAGTTCGCGCCGATCGACGTCGATCATGCGATCTACGCCATCGCCGCGCCCATGCTGTTCCTGATGATGTGGAAGCACTCGACCCCGATCTGCATCGACGGCGAGGCCGAACTCGATCCCGAGAAGTACATCGCGCTGCAGACCGAGATCGTGCTCCACGGCCTGGTCGCACCCCGACCCTAG
- a CDS encoding TonB-dependent receptor — translation MSFSFHRSAIGAAVFSLASCAALAQSDAPPAAAPAADNPSGLSISPQVDSLSAVNVTAERLKKARIELSPQVGTTVYRIDRSAIDALGKGDAASFDDVLLTLPGVAKDSKASGALHVRDDHGNVQYRINGVQLPEGISGFGQSLDTRYVESIDFLTGALPAQYGLRTAGVVDIQTKEGFGKPGGSLGFTFGSHQTLEENGSVYGTKGNLSYYLSASMVSNTEGIENPLPSFNAQNDRTRQGRSFGNLSYFIDDDTRVGLMFGTYNGQFQIPTNPGQTPAWSLAGVSDLATGFNALPSSDVRERQTEATRFFALSFQKSLGALDFQVSAFHQYSQLHYTPDPIGDLIYNGVASDTLRSNSANGLQFDGSYKLGDAHTLRFGAAYTRQSTQSINAVGVFPVDSSGAQTGSDPILINDDSGKRGQLGSLYLQDEWRIDPKLTLNYGLRYDSVDAFTKEHQWSPRVNLAYKLSDDTALHAGYARYFTPPPQELASQQSINLYSGTSNQPEIPSSDPVKAERTHYLDVGASHRLSPKLTLSADAYYKRVTNLLDEGQFGQALILSPFNYQKGFARGLELSARYNDDHWSAYANFAWQKAMGRNIVSSQSLFGADELAYIANHYVYLDHDQTYTVSAGASYRFGSNRVSGDLIFGSGLRSTPDGGAPNSASLKSYTVANVSYTHTWKQPSGGDIEGRIAILNLFDTSYLLRDGTGVGVGAPQYGTRRSLYVGVTTHF, via the coding sequence ATGTCCTTTTCCTTTCATCGCAGCGCGATCGGCGCTGCTGTTTTCTCGCTCGCGTCCTGCGCGGCGCTGGCCCAGTCCGATGCGCCGCCCGCGGCGGCTCCGGCTGCGGACAATCCCTCCGGCCTGTCCATCTCGCCGCAGGTCGACAGCCTGTCCGCCGTGAACGTCACGGCCGAGCGCCTGAAGAAGGCGCGCATCGAGCTGTCGCCGCAGGTCGGCACCACGGTCTACCGCATCGACCGCTCGGCCATCGATGCGCTCGGCAAGGGCGACGCCGCTTCTTTCGACGACGTGCTGCTGACCCTGCCCGGCGTGGCCAAGGATTCGAAGGCTTCCGGTGCGCTGCATGTGCGCGACGACCACGGCAACGTGCAGTACCGCATCAACGGCGTGCAGCTGCCCGAGGGCATCTCGGGCTTCGGCCAGTCGCTCGACACGCGCTATGTCGAGAGCATCGATTTCCTCACCGGCGCCTTGCCCGCGCAGTACGGCCTGCGCACCGCGGGCGTGGTCGACATCCAGACCAAGGAGGGCTTCGGCAAGCCCGGCGGCTCGCTGGGCTTCACCTTCGGCAGCCACCAGACGCTGGAGGAGAACGGCTCGGTCTACGGCACCAAGGGCAACCTCAGCTACTACCTGTCGGCCAGCATGGTGTCCAACACCGAGGGCATCGAGAACCCGCTGCCCAGCTTCAATGCGCAGAACGACCGCACCCGGCAGGGCCGCAGCTTCGGCAATCTCTCGTATTTCATCGACGACGACACGCGCGTCGGCCTGATGTTCGGCACCTACAACGGGCAGTTCCAGATTCCGACCAATCCGGGCCAGACGCCGGCCTGGTCGCTGGCCGGCGTGAGCGACCTGGCGACAGGCTTCAACGCATTGCCTTCGAGCGACGTGCGCGAGCGTCAGACCGAGGCCACGCGTTTCTTCGCGCTGTCCTTCCAGAAGAGCCTCGGCGCGCTGGATTTCCAGGTGTCGGCCTTCCATCAGTATTCCCAACTGCACTACACGCCCGATCCGATCGGCGACCTGATCTACAACGGCGTCGCCTCGGACACGCTGCGATCCAACTCGGCCAACGGCCTGCAGTTCGACGGCTCGTACAAGCTCGGCGACGCGCACACGCTGCGCTTCGGCGCCGCCTACACGCGGCAGTCGACGCAGAGCATCAATGCGGTCGGGGTGTTCCCGGTCGACAGCAGCGGCGCGCAGACCGGCAGCGACCCGATCCTGATCAACGACGACTCGGGCAAGCGCGGCCAGCTCGGCAGCCTCTATCTGCAGGACGAATGGCGCATCGATCCGAAGCTCACGCTCAACTACGGCCTGCGCTACGACAGCGTCGATGCCTTCACCAAGGAGCACCAGTGGAGCCCGCGCGTCAACCTCGCGTACAAGCTCTCGGACGACACCGCGCTGCATGCGGGCTATGCGCGCTACTTCACGCCGCCGCCGCAGGAGCTGGCCTCGCAGCAGAGCATCAATCTGTACTCGGGCACCAGCAACCAGCCCGAGATCCCGAGCTCCGATCCGGTGAAGGCCGAGCGCACGCATTACCTCGATGTCGGTGCCTCGCACAGGCTGAGTCCGAAGCTCACGCTGTCGGCCGATGCGTACTACAAGCGAGTCACGAATCTGCTGGACGAAGGGCAGTTCGGGCAGGCGCTGATCCTGTCGCCCTTCAACTACCAGAAAGGCTTTGCGCGCGGGCTCGAGCTTTCGGCGCGCTACAACGACGATCATTGGTCGGCCTATGCGAACTTCGCCTGGCAGAAGGCGATGGGCCGCAACATCGTGTCGAGCCAGTCGCTGTTCGGCGCCGACGAGCTGGCCTACATCGCCAACCACTACGTGTACCTGGACCATGACCAGACCTACACGGTGTCGGCCGGCGCGAGCTATCGCTTCGGCAGCAACCGGGTGAGCGGCGACCTGATCTTCGGCAGCGGCCTGCGCAGCACGCCCGACGGCGGCGCGCCCAACAGCGCCTCGCTCAAGTCGTACACGGTGGCCAATGTCTCGTACACCCACACCTGGAAGCAGCCTTCGGGCGGCGACATCGAAGGGCGGATCGCGATCCTGAACCTGTTCGACACCTCGTACCTGCTGCGCGACGGCACCGGCGTCGGTGTCGGCGCGCCGCAGTACGGCACGCGCCGCAGTCTGTACGTGGGCGTCACCACGCACTTCTGA
- a CDS encoding rhodanese-like domain-containing protein → MIEQIRPAEVAAWFARDAGAAPVLLDVREPWELQTASVVPQGFALVAIPMNEIPGRLAELDPGQRIACLCHHGARSQRVAAFLAQSGFDTVANIAGGIDAWSAQHDTSVPRY, encoded by the coding sequence ATGATCGAACAGATCCGCCCTGCCGAAGTCGCCGCCTGGTTCGCGCGCGATGCCGGCGCCGCGCCGGTGCTGCTGGACGTGCGCGAACCCTGGGAGCTGCAGACCGCCAGCGTGGTGCCGCAGGGCTTCGCGCTGGTTGCGATCCCGATGAACGAGATCCCCGGCCGCCTGGCCGAGCTCGACCCCGGCCAGCGCATCGCCTGCCTGTGCCATCACGGCGCGCGCAGCCAGCGCGTGGCCGCCTTCCTGGCCCAGAGCGGCTTCGACACGGTGGCGAACATCGCCGGCGGCATCGATGCCTGGTCGGCCCAGCACGACACGTCCGTGCCGCGCTATTGA
- a CDS encoding AraC family transcriptional regulator: MLRPPVTIPMAFVQGMVSGVQARHQPCDAFLAGAGIAPELLHQVGARVTADQYVALFRLLMEGLDDECLGFLSRPLRRGSLALVIRSAIGAATLEVAMRRIARSFRLLQDDLLLVPVHDGALAGLALHFTEASVARPTFLHELLLRIFWRLLAWLVGGQLPAAGFDFAFERPLHAASYGKVFPAPLQFECRHSAFWFDAAQLQSPVRRDEAALRAFLADAQTQVIVPRRGDDLVSARVRDHLQHTQPAWPELAATADALHMSTSTLQRRLANEGVSFQSLKDELRRDMAIVRLNTSTVPLATLAYELGFADSAAFQRAFKGWTGSAPGAYRRGGP; encoded by the coding sequence ATGCTGCGTCCTCCCGTCACGATTCCGATGGCCTTCGTGCAGGGCATGGTGTCCGGCGTGCAGGCACGCCATCAACCCTGCGACGCCTTCCTGGCCGGCGCTGGCATTGCGCCGGAACTGCTTCATCAGGTCGGTGCGCGCGTGACCGCGGACCAGTACGTGGCGCTGTTCCGACTCTTGATGGAAGGCCTCGACGACGAATGCCTCGGCTTCCTGTCGCGGCCTCTCAGGCGCGGCAGCCTGGCGCTGGTGATCCGCTCGGCCATCGGTGCCGCGACGCTGGAGGTGGCGATGCGCCGCATCGCGCGCAGCTTTCGCCTGTTGCAGGACGACCTTCTGCTGGTGCCGGTGCACGATGGTGCGCTGGCGGGTCTGGCCCTGCATTTCACCGAGGCGTCCGTCGCGCGCCCGACCTTTCTGCACGAGCTGTTGCTGCGCATCTTCTGGCGCCTGCTGGCCTGGCTGGTAGGCGGCCAGCTGCCTGCCGCAGGCTTCGACTTCGCCTTCGAGCGCCCGCTGCATGCGGCCAGCTACGGCAAGGTCTTTCCGGCGCCGCTGCAGTTCGAATGCCGCCACTCGGCGTTCTGGTTCGATGCGGCGCAATTGCAGTCGCCGGTGCGTCGCGATGAGGCCGCGCTGCGCGCCTTCCTGGCCGACGCGCAGACCCAGGTCATCGTGCCCCGGCGCGGCGACGACCTCGTCAGCGCGCGCGTGCGGGACCACCTCCAGCACACGCAGCCCGCGTGGCCCGAGCTCGCCGCGACGGCCGATGCGCTGCACATGTCGACGTCGACGCTGCAAAGGCGCCTCGCGAATGAGGGCGTTTCGTTCCAGTCGTTGAAGGACGAACTGCGACGCGACATGGCGATCGTGCGCCTCAACACCAGCACCGTGCCCCTGGCCACGCTGGCCTACGAGCTGGGCTTCGCGGACAGCGCGGCCTTCCAGCGCGCCTTCAAGGGCTGGACGGGCAGCGCGCCGGGCGCGTACCGCCGCGGCGGCCCCTGA
- a CDS encoding LysR family transcriptional regulator produces the protein MKLQFLQTLTAVLRHGSFAAAAKEVNLTASAVSLQMRQLEDYFGRPLFDRSARQARPTAFAAEVAGTMQQTLDALKALRLREDTVVSGRMRLGTIESAQVALLPTALQVLRDQAPGLAFEIARGVSAALLDDVKAGRLDAAVLVRPQSGGSSRLHWFALQQETFVMIAPPHVRRGSPVEMLRRHDWIRFDRVTTGGLIAAQHVNRIAPRTRCAFDLPGTDAVAAMVSAGLGVSVVPALRHEVLQAYPLQVISLGKDAPVRHIAMVCRPADAEGRRIQAVLEAFQFAIRRRHGEGAGARHQKP, from the coding sequence ATGAAACTCCAGTTTCTCCAGACCCTGACGGCGGTGCTGCGTCACGGCTCCTTCGCCGCTGCGGCGAAGGAAGTGAACCTCACGGCCAGCGCCGTCAGCCTGCAGATGCGGCAGCTCGAGGACTACTTCGGCCGGCCGCTGTTCGACCGCTCGGCGCGGCAGGCCAGGCCGACCGCCTTCGCGGCGGAGGTCGCCGGCACGATGCAGCAGACCCTCGACGCCCTGAAGGCGTTGCGGCTGCGCGAGGACACCGTGGTGTCCGGGCGCATGCGCCTGGGCACCATCGAGTCGGCGCAGGTGGCGCTCCTGCCCACCGCGCTGCAGGTGCTGCGCGACCAGGCGCCGGGCCTCGCGTTCGAGATCGCGCGCGGCGTCTCCGCCGCCTTGCTCGACGACGTCAAGGCCGGCCGGCTCGATGCGGCGGTGCTGGTGCGCCCGCAGTCGGGCGGCTCGAGCCGGCTGCACTGGTTCGCGTTGCAGCAGGAGACCTTCGTGATGATCGCGCCGCCGCATGTGCGGCGCGGCTCGCCGGTCGAGATGCTGCGGCGCCACGACTGGATCCGCTTCGATCGCGTGACCACCGGCGGCCTCATCGCCGCCCAGCACGTCAACCGCATCGCGCCGCGCACGCGCTGCGCCTTCGATCTGCCGGGCACCGATGCGGTGGCGGCGATGGTGTCCGCGGGGCTCGGCGTCTCGGTGGTTCCGGCCCTGCGGCACGAGGTGCTGCAGGCCTATCCGCTGCAGGTGATCAGCCTCGGCAAGGACGCGCCGGTGCGGCACATTGCGATGGTGTGCCGGCCCGCCGATGCGGAAGGCCGCCGCATCCAGGCCGTGCTCGAGGCCTTCCAGTTCGCGATCCGGCGGCGTCATGGCGAGGGCGCGGGCGCGAGGCATCAGAAGCCGTAG
- a CDS encoding protein-L-isoaspartate O-methyltransferase family protein, with amino-acid sequence MNPTPTLERLRFNMIEQQIRPWDVLDLEILDLLAQIRREDYVPPPHRPLAFFDMEIPLEGAKGAREPGQCMLSPKVEARMLQDLHVQKTDSVLEIGTGSGFMAALLAHRAAEVLTLEIDPGLAAIATQNLRRNGVANVEVRVADGAVPLPSGPTFDVIVLSGSVARVPQGLLGSLKMGGRLAAIVGEEPMMRAHFVTRVGEGKWESTQPWDTVAPRLLRFPEPSRFNF; translated from the coding sequence ATGAACCCCACACCCACCCTGGAGCGCCTGCGCTTCAACATGATCGAGCAGCAGATCCGCCCCTGGGACGTGCTCGATCTCGAGATCCTCGACCTGCTGGCGCAGATCCGGCGCGAAGACTATGTGCCGCCGCCCCACCGGCCGCTCGCCTTCTTCGACATGGAGATCCCGCTGGAAGGTGCCAAGGGCGCCCGCGAACCGGGCCAGTGCATGCTGTCGCCGAAGGTCGAGGCGCGCATGCTGCAGGACCTGCATGTGCAGAAGACCGACTCGGTGCTCGAGATCGGCACCGGCTCCGGCTTCATGGCCGCCCTGCTCGCGCACCGCGCGGCCGAAGTGCTGACACTCGAGATCGACCCCGGCCTCGCCGCCATCGCCACGCAGAACCTGCGGCGCAACGGTGTGGCCAACGTCGAGGTGCGCGTTGCCGATGGTGCGGTGCCGCTGCCCAGCGGGCCGACCTTCGACGTGATCGTGCTGAGCGGCTCGGTGGCGCGCGTGCCGCAAGGCCTGCTGGGCTCGCTGAAGATGGGCGGACGGCTGGCTGCGATCGTCGGCGAAGAGCCGATGATGCGCGCCCACTTCGTCACCCGCGTCGGCGAAGGCAAGTGGGAAAGCACGCAGCCGTGGGACACGGTCGCGCCGCGCCTCTTGCGCTTCCCCGAGCCTTCGCGCTTCAACTTCTGA
- a CDS encoding tripartite tricarboxylate transporter substrate binding protein produces the protein MTEASFTLRRRQLLLGTAALAALPAAAQAQVYPTKPIRVIVPYAAGGGADGNARLLSQPMAALLGQTLVIENKPGASGIIAATSVLQAPADGYTVLFDTFPYAVNAVLRKLPFDPVKDFTPVSQAINMPNILVVPSSAPYKTFKEFIAYARAHPGKLSFASYGAGGSAHLAGEMLRRDAGIDWLHVPYKGGAPAITDLLAGQVSAYFANPVSGLSYVKAGSLRALATTGAQRMEALPDVPTVMESGFKDFEVVEWNGFFVPSATPAPVVERLSGAVRDAIRQPETRRRLLGIGIEPVGNTPKEFAAFLQGQITRWAALVKTNHITID, from the coding sequence ATGACAGAAGCATCCTTCACCCTGCGGCGCCGACAGCTGCTGCTGGGCACGGCCGCGCTCGCCGCGCTGCCGGCCGCTGCGCAGGCGCAGGTCTATCCCACGAAGCCGATCCGCGTGATCGTTCCCTACGCAGCGGGCGGCGGCGCCGACGGCAATGCGCGCCTGCTGTCGCAGCCGATGGCGGCGCTGCTGGGCCAGACCCTCGTGATCGAGAACAAGCCCGGCGCGAGCGGCATCATTGCCGCCACCTCGGTGCTGCAGGCGCCCGCGGATGGCTACACGGTGCTCTTCGACACCTTCCCCTATGCGGTGAACGCGGTGCTGCGCAAGCTGCCCTTCGACCCGGTCAAGGACTTCACGCCGGTGTCGCAGGCGATCAACATGCCGAACATCCTGGTGGTGCCGAGCTCGGCGCCCTACAAGACCTTCAAGGAATTCATCGCCTACGCACGCGCCCATCCGGGCAAGCTGAGCTTTGCGTCGTATGGCGCCGGCGGCTCGGCGCATCTCGCGGGCGAGATGCTGCGCCGCGACGCCGGCATCGACTGGCTGCACGTGCCCTACAAGGGCGGCGCGCCGGCCATCACCGACCTGCTGGCCGGACAGGTGTCGGCCTACTTCGCGAATCCGGTGTCGGGCCTGAGCTATGTGAAGGCCGGCAGCCTGCGCGCGCTGGCGACCACCGGCGCGCAGCGCATGGAGGCCTTGCCCGACGTGCCGACCGTGATGGAGAGCGGCTTCAAGGACTTCGAGGTGGTCGAGTGGAACGGCTTCTTCGTCCCTTCGGCCACGCCGGCGCCCGTCGTCGAGCGCCTCTCGGGCGCGGTGCGCGACGCGATCCGGCAGCCCGAGACGCGCCGCCGGCTGCTGGGGATCGGCATCGAGCCGGTCGGCAACACGCCGAAGGAATTCGCCGCCTTCCTGCAGGGGCAGATCACGCGCTGGGCCGCGCTGGTCAAGACCAACCACATCACGATCGACTGA
- a CDS encoding TolC family outer membrane protein, translating to MPVRRLSSLCAALAAAFAAAIALPAQGQSLIELYDAARDYDASYQGARAQYDASVARAAQAKAGILPTVGLSAGDTRTQLDVDVPGSNVSRGFSTQTVGINATQPLYRPANWATYEQGKRQADIAQAVLTAAEQDLVVRVSQAYFDVLGSQDSLALVRAQKTAVAEQLASAKRNFEVGTSTITDTREAQARHDLVVSQEIAAENDLQVKKIALDQLVGRTGSVPVPLAAPVVLPTVSPASMEAWVAQAEDVHPSIRQARLGVDVAGLEVQKAEAGHKPTLDATLGYNVANNPQGTSTTTGRSRINAATVGVVFNLPLFAGYATENRIKETLALEDQSRSVLEGTRRSVTQATRAAYLGLVSGAGQVKALEAAESSSQSALDANKLGYQVGVRINIDVLNAQSQLYQTKRDLALARYNVLLGHLKLRQANGTLSADDLQGINLALATGDRATPESAASPTQPSAATQSPVPVPRNTIPRVPPVPVPPFNPGAPMMPVPPPPPVIVAPPGR from the coding sequence ATGCCCGTGCGCCGGCTTTCTTCTCTCTGCGCGGCGCTCGCGGCCGCGTTCGCCGCAGCGATCGCATTGCCGGCCCAGGGCCAGAGCCTGATCGAACTCTACGATGCCGCACGCGATTACGACGCGAGCTACCAGGGCGCGCGCGCGCAGTACGACGCCAGTGTCGCGCGCGCGGCGCAGGCCAAGGCGGGCATCCTGCCGACCGTCGGCCTGTCGGCCGGCGACACGCGCACCCAGCTCGATGTCGACGTGCCCGGCAGCAACGTGTCGCGCGGCTTCAGCACGCAGACCGTCGGCATCAATGCCACGCAGCCGCTTTACCGGCCGGCGAACTGGGCCACCTACGAGCAGGGCAAGCGCCAGGCCGACATCGCACAGGCCGTGCTGACCGCGGCCGAACAGGACCTGGTGGTGCGCGTCAGCCAGGCGTACTTCGATGTCCTCGGCAGCCAGGACAGCCTCGCGCTGGTGCGGGCGCAGAAGACCGCGGTGGCCGAGCAGCTGGCCTCCGCCAAGCGCAATTTCGAGGTCGGCACCTCGACCATCACCGACACGCGCGAGGCGCAGGCGCGCCACGACCTCGTGGTCTCGCAGGAGATCGCGGCCGAGAACGACCTGCAGGTCAAGAAGATCGCACTCGACCAGCTGGTCGGCCGCACGGGCAGCGTGCCGGTGCCGCTGGCCGCGCCGGTCGTGCTGCCCACGGTCTCGCCGGCCAGCATGGAAGCCTGGGTGGCCCAGGCCGAGGACGTGCATCCATCGATCCGGCAGGCCCGGCTCGGCGTCGACGTGGCCGGGCTCGAAGTGCAGAAGGCCGAGGCCGGCCACAAGCCCACGCTCGATGCGACCCTGGGCTACAACGTCGCCAACAATCCGCAGGGCACCAGCACCACCACCGGCCGCTCGCGCATCAACGCCGCCACCGTCGGCGTGGTGTTCAACCTGCCGCTGTTCGCGGGCTACGCGACCGAGAACCGCATCAAGGAAACGCTGGCGCTCGAAGACCAGTCGCGCTCGGTGCTCGAAGGCACGCGCCGCAGCGTCACCCAGGCCACGCGGGCCGCCTACCTCGGTCTGGTCTCGGGTGCGGGCCAGGTCAAGGCGCTGGAAGCCGCCGAGTCCTCCAGCCAGAGCGCGCTGGACGCCAACAAGCTCGGCTACCAGGTCGGCGTGCGCATCAACATCGACGTGCTCAACGCACAGAGCCAGCTCTACCAGACCAAGCGCGACCTGGCACTGGCGCGCTACAACGTGCTGCTGGGCCACCTCAAGCTGCGCCAGGCCAACGGCACGCTCAGTGCGGACGATCTGCAGGGCATCAACCTCGCGCTGGCGACCGGCGATCGCGCCACGCCCGAAAGCGCCGCCTCGCCGACGCAGCCCTCGGCCGCGACGCAGAGTCCGGTGCCGGTGCCGCGGAACACCATCCCGCGCGTGCCGCCGGTGCCGGTGCCGCCCTTCAATCCCGGTGCGCCCATGATGCCGGTGCCGCCACCGCCGCCGGTGATCGTCGCACCACCCGGCAGGTAG
- the hutH gene encoding histidine ammonia-lyase: MKEAAENPSAVAGNPEEGALLPGHVGLPLLRRIHAGGMRLALDPSAHARLLASQATVRSIVDGGAVVYGINTGFGKLAQTLIPHERLAELQRNLVLSHSAGTGEPLAAGVVRLVLATKAVSLARGHSGIRPEIVDALLALGNAGLLPRIPSKGSVGASGDLAPLAHLACVLIGEGEVTTPEGAVIGGAEALARIGFAPFVLGPKEGLALLNGTQVSTALALAGLFGAEDVFAAGLMAGALSLEAIQGSIKPFDARIHAARGQPGQIAVAAAVRALLDGSEIVPSHADCGHVQDPYSLRCVPQVMGACLDNLAHAARVLRIEANAASDNPLVFDNGDVISGGNFHAEPVAFAADIIALAVSEIGAISERRMALLLDSGLSGLPPFLVRDGGVNSGFMIAQVTAAALASENKSLAHPASVDSLPTSANQEDHVSMATFAARRLGEMVENTAVVVGIEAMAAVQGIELKRGPKSSPLLEAEFAAIRERVAFIEQDRFLAPSIEAMRLWARQRSWPEVVQALLPSRFQVESGES, encoded by the coding sequence ATGAAAGAAGCTGCTGAAAACCCATCGGCCGTTGCAGGCAACCCGGAGGAGGGCGCCCTGCTCCCGGGCCATGTCGGCCTGCCCCTGCTGCGCCGTATCCATGCCGGCGGCATGCGGCTCGCGCTCGATCCATCGGCGCATGCCCGCTTGCTTGCATCGCAGGCCACGGTGCGCAGCATCGTCGACGGGGGGGCCGTGGTCTACGGCATCAACACCGGCTTCGGCAAGCTCGCGCAGACCCTCATCCCGCACGAGCGCCTGGCCGAGCTGCAGCGCAACCTGGTGCTCTCGCACAGCGCGGGTACCGGCGAGCCGCTGGCCGCCGGCGTGGTGCGCCTCGTGCTCGCGACCAAGGCCGTGAGCCTGGCGCGCGGCCATTCGGGCATACGGCCGGAGATCGTCGATGCGCTGCTCGCGCTCGGCAATGCCGGGCTGCTGCCGCGCATTCCGTCCAAGGGCTCGGTCGGCGCCTCGGGCGATCTCGCGCCGCTCGCGCACCTGGCCTGCGTGCTGATCGGCGAGGGCGAAGTCACCACGCCCGAAGGTGCAGTGATCGGCGGCGCCGAGGCGCTGGCGCGCATCGGATTCGCGCCCTTCGTGCTCGGCCCCAAGGAAGGCCTGGCGCTGCTCAACGGCACGCAGGTGTCGACCGCGCTCGCGCTGGCCGGCCTCTTCGGCGCCGAGGACGTGTTCGCGGCCGGCCTGATGGCGGGCGCGCTTTCGCTCGAGGCGATCCAGGGCTCGATCAAGCCCTTCGATGCGCGCATCCATGCCGCGCGCGGCCAGCCGGGCCAGATCGCCGTCGCCGCCGCGGTGCGCGCGCTGCTCGACGGCAGCGAGATCGTTCCCTCGCATGCCGACTGCGGCCATGTGCAGGATCCGTACTCCTTGCGCTGCGTCCCGCAGGTGATGGGCGCCTGCCTCGACAACCTCGCGCATGCCGCGCGCGTGCTGCGCATCGAAGCCAATGCCGCATCGGACAACCCGCTGGTGTTCGACAACGGCGACGTGATCTCCGGCGGCAACTTCCACGCCGAGCCGGTGGCCTTCGCGGCCGACATCATCGCGCTCGCGGTGAGCGAGATCGGCGCCATCTCCGAACGCCGCATGGCGCTGCTGCTCGACAGCGGCCTGTCGGGCCTGCCGCCGTTCCTGGTGCGCGACGGCGGCGTCAACTCCGGCTTCATGATCGCGCAGGTCACCGCGGCGGCGCTGGCGTCGGAGAACAAGTCGCTCGCGCATCCGGCCAGCGTCGACAGCCTGCCGACTTCGGCGAACCAGGAAGACCACGTGTCGATGGCGACCTTCGCGGCGCGACGCCTGGGCGAGATGGTCGAGAACACCGCGGTGGTCGTCGGCATCGAGGCCATGGCGGCGGTGCAAGGCATCGAGCTGAAACGAGGTCCGAAAAGTTCACCGCTGCTCGAAGCCGAATTCGCCGCCATCCGCGAGCGCGTTGCCTTCATCGAGCAGGACCGCTTCCTTGCGCCTTCCATCGAAGCCATGCGCCTGTGGGCGCGCCAGCGCAGCTGGCCCGAGGTCGTGCAGGCCCTCCTGCCCAGCCGATTTCAGGTCGAAAGCGGCGAGAGCTAG